From Eriocheir sinensis breed Jianghai 21 chromosome 37, ASM2467909v1, whole genome shotgun sequence, one genomic window encodes:
- the LOC127008053 gene encoding loricrin-like isoform X4: protein MTEGVSGCGDMTEGESWCGDMAEGESGCGDMAEGESGCGNMAEGESGCGDMTEGESGYGDMTEGESGCGNMAEGESGCGDMTEGESGYGDMAEGESGCGNMAEGESGCGDMVEGESGCGDMAEGESGCGDMTEGESGCGDMTEGESGCGDMAEGESGCGDMTEGESGCGDMAEGESGCGDMTEGESGCGDMAGGESGCGDMAVGESGCGDMTEGESGCGDMTEGESGCGDMAEGESGCGDMTEGESGCGDMAEGESGCGDMEEGESGCGDMAEGKSGCGDMAEGESGCGDMTEGESGCGDMTEGESGCGDMAEGESGCGDMTEGESGCGDMAEGESGCGDMTEGESGCGDMAGGESGCGDMAGGESGCGDMAGGESGCGDMAGGESGCGDMAEGESGCGDMIEGKSECGYMAEGESGCGDMAEGESGCGDMAEEESGCGDMIGGESGCGDMAGGESGCGDMAKGESGFGDMAEGESGCGDKAEGESGCGDMAEGESGCGDMAEGESGCGDMAEGESGCGDMAGGVRVWRYVRGRVRVGRHGRGRVRVWRHGRGRVRVWRYGRGRVRVWRHGWGSQGLEICQRESQGGETWQREHQGVET from the exons atgacaGAGGGCGTatcagggtgtggagacatgacaGAGGGAGAATCATGGTGTGGAGACATGgcagagggagagtcagggtgtggagacatggcagagggagagtcagggtgtggaaacatggcagagggagagtcagggtgtggagacatgacaGAGGGAGAGTCTGGGTATGGAGACATGACAGAGGGAGAGTCTGGGTGTGGAAACATGgcagagggagagtcagggtgtggagacatgacaGAGGGAGAGTCTGGGTATGGAGACATGgcagagggagagtcagggtgtggaaacatggcagagggagagtcagggtgtggagacatggtagagggagagtcagg gtgtggagacatggcagagggagagtcagggtgtggagacatgacagagggagagtcagggtgtggagacatgacagagggagagtcagggtgtggagacatggcagagggagagtcagggtgtggagacatgacagagggagagtcagggtgtggagacatggcagagggagagtcagggtgtggagacatgacaGAGGGAGAGTCTgggtgtggagacatggcagGGGGAGAGTCTgggtgtggagacatggcagtgggagagtcagggtgtggagacatgacagagggagagtcagggtgtggagacatgacaGAGGGAGAGTCTgggtgtggagacatggcagagggagagtcagggtgtggagacatgacaGAGGGAGAGTCTgggtgtggagacatggcagagggagagtcagggtgtggagacatggaagagggagagtcagggtgtggagaTATGGCAGAGGGAAagtcagggtgtggagacatggcagagggagagtcagggtgtggagacatgacagagggagagtcagggtgtggagacatgacagagggagagtcagggtgtggagacatggcagagggagagtcagggtgtggagacatgacagagggagagtcagggtgtggagacatggcagagggagagtcagggtgtggagacatgacaGAGGGAGAGTCTgggtgtggagacatggcagGGGGAGAGTCTgggtgtggagacatggcagGGGGAGAGTCTgggtgtggagacatggcagGGGGAGAGTCTgggtgtggagacatggcagggggagagtcagggtgtggagatatggcagagggagagtcagggtgtggagacatgatagAGGGAAAGTCAGAGTGTGGATACATGgcagagggagagtcagggtgtggagacatggcagagggagagtcaggatgtggagacatggcagaggaagagtcagggtgtggagacatgatagggggagagtcagggtgtggagacatggcagggggagagtcagggtgtggagacatggcaAAGGGAGAGTCAGGGTTTGGAGACATGGCAGAGGGAGAGTCTGGGTGTGGAGACAAGgcagagggagagtcagggtgtggagatatggcagagggagagtcagggtgtggagatatggcagagggagagtcagggtgtggagatatggcagagggagagtcagggtgtggagacatggctGGGGGAGTCAGGGTTTGGAGATATGTcagagggagagtcagggtggggagacatggcagagggagagtcagggtgtggagacatggcagagggagagtcagggtgtggagatatggcagagggagagtcagggtgtggagacatggctGGGGGAGTCAGGGTTTGGAGATATGTcagagggagagtcagggtggggagacatggcagagggagcatcagggtgtggagacatga
- the LOC127008053 gene encoding loricrin-like isoform X6, which yields MAEGASGCGNMAEGESGCGDMAEGESGCGDMAEGESGCGDMAEGESGCGDMAEGESGCGDMAGGESGCGDMTEGESGCGDMAEGESGCGDMAEGESGCGDMAEGESGCGDMTEGESGCGDMTEGESGCGDMAEGESGCGDMTEGESGCGDMAEGESGCGDMTEGESGCGDMAGGESGCGDMAVGESGCGDMTEGESGCGDMTEGESGCGDMAEGESGCGDMTEGESGCGDMAEGESGCGDMEEGESGCGDMAEGKSGCGDMAEGESGCGDMTEGESGCGDMTEGESGCGDMAEGESGCGDMTEGESGCGDMAEGESGCGDMTEGESGCGDMAGGESGCGDMAGGESGCGDMAGGESGCGDMAGGESGCGDMAEGESGCGDMIEGKSECGYMAEGESGCGDMAEGESGCGDMAEEESGCGDMIGGESGCGDMAGGESGCGDMAKGESGFGDMAEGESGCGDKAEGESGCGDMAEGESGCGDMAEGESGCGDMAEGESGCGDMAGGVRVWRYVRGRVRVGRHGRGRVRVWRHGRGRVRVWRYGRGRVRVWRHGWGSQGLEICQRESQGGETWQREHQGVET from the exons atggcagAGGGAGCATCAGGGTGTGGAAACATGgcagagggagagtcagggtgtggagacatggcagagggagagtcagggtgtggagacatggcagagggagagtcagggtgtggagacatggcagagggagagtcaggatgtggagacatggcagagggagagtctgggtgtggagacatggcagGGGGAGAGTCAGGGTGTGGGGACATGAcagagggagagtcagggtgtggagacatggcagagggagagtcagggtgtggagacatggcagagggagagtcagg gtgtggagacatggcagagggagagtcagggtgtggagacatgacagagggagagtcagggtgtggagacatgacagagggagagtcagggtgtggagacatggcagagggagagtcagggtgtggagacatgacagagggagagtcagggtgtggagacatggcagagggagagtcagggtgtggagacatgacaGAGGGAGAGTCTgggtgtggagacatggcagGGGGAGAGTCTgggtgtggagacatggcagtgggagagtcagggtgtggagacatgacagagggagagtcagggtgtggagacatgacaGAGGGAGAGTCTgggtgtggagacatggcagagggagagtcagggtgtggagacatgacaGAGGGAGAGTCTgggtgtggagacatggcagagggagagtcagggtgtggagacatggaagagggagagtcagggtgtggagaTATGGCAGAGGGAAagtcagggtgtggagacatggcagagggagagtcagggtgtggagacatgacagagggagagtcagggtgtggagacatgacagagggagagtcagggtgtggagacatggcagagggagagtcagggtgtggagacatgacagagggagagtcagggtgtggagacatggcagagggagagtcagggtgtggagacatgacaGAGGGAGAGTCTgggtgtggagacatggcagGGGGAGAGTCTgggtgtggagacatggcagGGGGAGAGTCTgggtgtggagacatggcagGGGGAGAGTCTgggtgtggagacatggcagggggagagtcagggtgtggagatatggcagagggagagtcagggtgtggagacatgatagAGGGAAAGTCAGAGTGTGGATACATGgcagagggagagtcagggtgtggagacatggcagagggagagtcaggatgtggagacatggcagaggaagagtcagggtgtggagacatgatagggggagagtcagggtgtggagacatggcagggggagagtcagggtgtggagacatggcaAAGGGAGAGTCAGGGTTTGGAGACATGGCAGAGGGAGAGTCTGGGTGTGGAGACAAGgcagagggagagtcagggtgtggagatatggcagagggagagtcagggtgtggagatatggcagagggagagtcagggtgtggagatatggcagagggagagtcagggtgtggagacatggctGGGGGAGTCAGGGTTTGGAGATATGTcagagggagagtcagggtggggagacatggcagagggagagtcagggtgtggagacatggcagagggagagtcagggtgtggagatatggcagagggagagtcagggtgtggagacatggctGGGGGAGTCAGGGTTTGGAGATATGTcagagggagagtcagggtggggagacatggcagagggagcatcagggtgtggagacatga
- the LOC127008053 gene encoding loricrin-like isoform X1, translating to MAEGASGCGNMAEGESGCGDMAEGESGCGDMAEGESGCGDMAEGESGCGDMAEGESGCGDMAGGESGCGDMTEGESGCGDMAEGESGCGDMAEGESGCGDMAEGESGCGDMAEGESGCGDMIEVESGCGDMAGGESGCGDMAGGESGCGDMAGGESGSGGMAEGESGCGDMAGGESGCGDMTGGESGCGDMTEGESGCGDMTEGESGCGDMAEGESGCGDMAEGESGCGDMTEGESGCGDMTEGESGCGDMAEGESGCGDMTEGESGCGDMAEGESGCGDMTEGESGCGDMAGGESGCGDMAVGESGCGDMTEGESGCGDMTEGESGCGDMAEGESGCGDMTEGESGCGDMAEGESGCGDMEEGESGCGDMAEGKSGCGDMAEGESGCGDMTEGESGCGDMTEGESGCGDMAEGESGCGDMTEGESGCGDMAEGESGCGDMTEGESGCGDMAGGESGCGDMAGGESGCGDMAGGESGCGDMAGGESGCGDMAEGESGCGDMIEGKSECGYMAEGESGCGDMAEGESGCGDMAEEESGCGDMIGGESGCGDMAGGESGCGDMAKGESGFGDMAEGESGCGDKAEGESGCGDMAEGESGCGDMAEGESGCGDMAEGESGCGDMAGGVRVWRYVRGRVRVGRHGRGRVRVWRHGRGRVRVWRYGRGRVRVWRHGWGSQGLEICQRESQGGETWQREHQGVET from the exons atggcagAGGGAGCATCAGGGTGTGGAAACATGgcagagggagagtcagggtgtggagacatggcagagggagagtcagggtgtggagacatggcagagggagagtcagggtgtggagacatggcagagggagagtcaggatgtggagacatggcagagggagagtctgggtgtggagacatggcagGGGGAGAGTCAGGGTGTGGGGACATGAcagagggagagtcagggtgtggagacatggcagagggagagtcagggtgtggagacatggcagagggagagtcagggtgtggagacatggcagagggagagtcagggtgtggagacatggcagagggagagtctgggtgtggagacatgatagaggtagagtcagggtgtggagacatggcagGGGGAGAGTCTgggtgtggagacatggcagGGGGAGAGTCTgggtgtggagacatggcagGGGGAGAGTCTGGGAGTGGAGGCATGgcagagggagagtcagggtgtggagacatggcagggggagagtcagggtgtggagacatgacagggggagagtcagggtgtggagacatgacagagggagagtcagggtgtggagacatgacaGAGGGAGAGTCTgggtgtggagacatggcagagggagagtcagg gtgtggagacatggcagagggagagtcagggtgtggagacatgacagagggagagtcagggtgtggagacatgacagagggagagtcagggtgtggagacatggcagagggagagtcagggtgtggagacatgacagagggagagtcagggtgtggagacatggcagagggagagtcagggtgtggagacatgacaGAGGGAGAGTCTgggtgtggagacatggcagGGGGAGAGTCTgggtgtggagacatggcagtgggagagtcagggtgtggagacatgacagagggagagtcagggtgtggagacatgacaGAGGGAGAGTCTgggtgtggagacatggcagagggagagtcagggtgtggagacatgacaGAGGGAGAGTCTgggtgtggagacatggcagagggagagtcagggtgtggagacatggaagagggagagtcagggtgtggagaTATGGCAGAGGGAAagtcagggtgtggagacatggcagagggagagtcagggtgtggagacatgacagagggagagtcagggtgtggagacatgacagagggagagtcagggtgtggagacatggcagagggagagtcagggtgtggagacatgacagagggagagtcagggtgtggagacatggcagagggagagtcagggtgtggagacatgacaGAGGGAGAGTCTgggtgtggagacatggcagGGGGAGAGTCTgggtgtggagacatggcagGGGGAGAGTCTgggtgtggagacatggcagGGGGAGAGTCTgggtgtggagacatggcagggggagagtcagggtgtggagatatggcagagggagagtcagggtgtggagacatgatagAGGGAAAGTCAGAGTGTGGATACATGgcagagggagagtcagggtgtggagacatggcagagggagagtcaggatgtggagacatggcagaggaagagtcagggtgtggagacatgatagggggagagtcagggtgtggagacatggcagggggagagtcagggtgtggagacatggcaAAGGGAGAGTCAGGGTTTGGAGACATGGCAGAGGGAGAGTCTGGGTGTGGAGACAAGgcagagggagagtcagggtgtggagatatggcagagggagagtcagggtgtggagatatggcagagggagagtcagggtgtggagatatggcagagggagagtcagggtgtggagacatggctGGGGGAGTCAGGGTTTGGAGATATGTcagagggagagtcagggtggggagacatggcagagggagagtcagggtgtggagacatggcagagggagagtcagggtgtggagatatggcagagggagagtcagggtgtggagacatggctGGGGGAGTCAGGGTTTGGAGATATGTcagagggagagtcagggtggggagacatggcagagggagcatcagggtgtggagacatga
- the LOC127008053 gene encoding loricrin-like isoform X5, with product MTEGVSGCGDMTEGESWCGDMAEGESGCGDMAEGESGCGNMAEGESGCGDMTEGESGYGDMTEGESGCGNMAEGESGCGDMTEGESGYGDMAEGESGCGNMAEGESGCGDMAEGESGCGDMTEGESGCGDMTEGESGCGDMAEGESGCGDMTEGESGCGDMAEGESGCGDMTEGESGCGDMAGGESGCGDMAVGESGCGDMTEGESGCGDMTEGESGCGDMAEGESGCGDMTEGESGCGDMAEGESGCGDMEEGESGCGDMAEGKSGCGDMAEGESGCGDMTEGESGCGDMTEGESGCGDMAEGESGCGDMTEGESGCGDMAEGESGCGDMTEGESGCGDMAGGESGCGDMAGGESGCGDMAGGESGCGDMAGGESGCGDMAEGESGCGDMIEGKSECGYMAEGESGCGDMAEGESGCGDMAEEESGCGDMIGGESGCGDMAGGESGCGDMAKGESGFGDMAEGESGCGDKAEGESGCGDMAEGESGCGDMAEGESGCGDMAEGESGCGDMAGGVRVWRYVRGRVRVGRHGRGRVRVWRHGRGRVRVWRYGRGRVRVWRHGWGSQGLEICQRESQGGETWQREHQGVET from the exons atgacaGAGGGCGTatcagggtgtggagacatgacaGAGGGAGAATCATGGTGTGGAGACATGgcagagggagagtcagggtgtggagacatggcagagggagagtcagggtgtggaaacatggcagagggagagtcagggtgtggagacatgacaGAGGGAGAGTCTGGGTATGGAGACATGACAGAGGGAGAGTCTGGGTGTGGAAACATGgcagagggagagtcagggtgtggagacatgacaGAGGGAGAGTCTGGGTATGGAGACATGgcagagggagagtcagggtgtggaaacatggcagagggagagtcagg gtgtggagacatggcagagggagagtcagggtgtggagacatgacagagggagagtcagggtgtggagacatgacagagggagagtcagggtgtggagacatggcagagggagagtcagggtgtggagacatgacagagggagagtcagggtgtggagacatggcagagggagagtcagggtgtggagacatgacaGAGGGAGAGTCTgggtgtggagacatggcagGGGGAGAGTCTgggtgtggagacatggcagtgggagagtcagggtgtggagacatgacagagggagagtcagggtgtggagacatgacaGAGGGAGAGTCTgggtgtggagacatggcagagggagagtcagggtgtggagacatgacaGAGGGAGAGTCTgggtgtggagacatggcagagggagagtcagggtgtggagacatggaagagggagagtcagggtgtggagaTATGGCAGAGGGAAagtcagggtgtggagacatggcagagggagagtcagggtgtggagacatgacagagggagagtcagggtgtggagacatgacagagggagagtcagggtgtggagacatggcagagggagagtcagggtgtggagacatgacagagggagagtcagggtgtggagacatggcagagggagagtcagggtgtggagacatgacaGAGGGAGAGTCTgggtgtggagacatggcagGGGGAGAGTCTgggtgtggagacatggcagGGGGAGAGTCTgggtgtggagacatggcagGGGGAGAGTCTgggtgtggagacatggcagggggagagtcagggtgtggagatatggcagagggagagtcagggtgtggagacatgatagAGGGAAAGTCAGAGTGTGGATACATGgcagagggagagtcagggtgtggagacatggcagagggagagtcaggatgtggagacatggcagaggaagagtcagggtgtggagacatgatagggggagagtcagggtgtggagacatggcagggggagagtcagggtgtggagacatggcaAAGGGAGAGTCAGGGTTTGGAGACATGGCAGAGGGAGAGTCTGGGTGTGGAGACAAGgcagagggagagtcagggtgtggagatatggcagagggagagtcagggtgtggagatatggcagagggagagtcagggtgtggagatatggcagagggagagtcagggtgtggagacatggctGGGGGAGTCAGGGTTTGGAGATATGTcagagggagagtcagggtggggagacatggcagagggagagtcagggtgtggagacatggcagagggagagtcagggtgtggagatatggcagagggagagtcagggtgtggagacatggctGGGGGAGTCAGGGTTTGGAGATATGTcagagggagagtcagggtggggagacatggcagagggagcatcagggtgtggagacatga
- the LOC127008053 gene encoding loricrin-like isoform X3: protein MTEGVSGCGDMTEGESWCGDMAEGESGCGDMAEGESGCGNMAEGESGCGDMTEGESGYGDMTEGESGCGNMAEGESGCGDMTEGESGYGDMAEGESGCGNMAEGESGCGDMVEGESGCGDMTEGESGCGDMAEGESGCGDMAEGESGCGDMTEGESGCGDMTEGESGCGDMAEGESGCGDMTEGESGCGDMAEGESGCGDMTEGESGCGDMAGGESGCGDMAVGESGCGDMTEGESGCGDMTEGESGCGDMAEGESGCGDMTEGESGCGDMAEGESGCGDMEEGESGCGDMAEGKSGCGDMAEGESGCGDMTEGESGCGDMTEGESGCGDMAEGESGCGDMTEGESGCGDMAEGESGCGDMTEGESGCGDMAGGESGCGDMAGGESGCGDMAGGESGCGDMAGGESGCGDMAEGESGCGDMIEGKSECGYMAEGESGCGDMAEGESGCGDMAEEESGCGDMIGGESGCGDMAGGESGCGDMAKGESGFGDMAEGESGCGDKAEGESGCGDMAEGESGCGDMAEGESGCGDMAEGESGCGDMAGGVRVWRYVRGRVRVGRHGRGRVRVWRHGRGRVRVWRYGRGRVRVWRHGWGSQGLEICQRESQGGETWQREHQGVET, encoded by the exons atgacaGAGGGCGTatcagggtgtggagacatgacaGAGGGAGAATCATGGTGTGGAGACATGgcagagggagagtcagggtgtggagacatggcagagggagagtcagggtgtggaaacatggcagagggagagtcagggtgtggagacatgacaGAGGGAGAGTCTGGGTATGGAGACATGACAGAGGGAGAGTCTGGGTGTGGAAACATGgcagagggagagtcagggtgtggagacatgacaGAGGGAGAGTCTGGGTATGGAGACATGgcagagggagagtcagggtgtggaaacatggcagagggagagtcagggtgtggagacatggtagagggagagtcagggtgtggagacatgacaGAGGGAGAGTCTgggtgtggagacatggcagagggagagtcagg gtgtggagacatggcagagggagagtcagggtgtggagacatgacagagggagagtcagggtgtggagacatgacagagggagagtcagggtgtggagacatggcagagggagagtcagggtgtggagacatgacagagggagagtcagggtgtggagacatggcagagggagagtcagggtgtggagacatgacaGAGGGAGAGTCTgggtgtggagacatggcagGGGGAGAGTCTgggtgtggagacatggcagtgggagagtcagggtgtggagacatgacagagggagagtcagggtgtggagacatgacaGAGGGAGAGTCTgggtgtggagacatggcagagggagagtcagggtgtggagacatgacaGAGGGAGAGTCTgggtgtggagacatggcagagggagagtcagggtgtggagacatggaagagggagagtcagggtgtggagaTATGGCAGAGGGAAagtcagggtgtggagacatggcagagggagagtcagggtgtggagacatgacagagggagagtcagggtgtggagacatgacagagggagagtcagggtgtggagacatggcagagggagagtcagggtgtggagacatgacagagggagagtcagggtgtggagacatggcagagggagagtcagggtgtggagacatgacaGAGGGAGAGTCTgggtgtggagacatggcagGGGGAGAGTCTgggtgtggagacatggcagGGGGAGAGTCTgggtgtggagacatggcagGGGGAGAGTCTgggtgtggagacatggcagggggagagtcagggtgtggagatatggcagagggagagtcagggtgtggagacatgatagAGGGAAAGTCAGAGTGTGGATACATGgcagagggagagtcagggtgtggagacatggcagagggagagtcaggatgtggagacatggcagaggaagagtcagggtgtggagacatgatagggggagagtcagggtgtggagacatggcagggggagagtcagggtgtggagacatggcaAAGGGAGAGTCAGGGTTTGGAGACATGGCAGAGGGAGAGTCTGGGTGTGGAGACAAGgcagagggagagtcagggtgtggagatatggcagagggagagtcagggtgtggagatatggcagagggagagtcagggtgtggagatatggcagagggagagtcagggtgtggagacatggctGGGGGAGTCAGGGTTTGGAGATATGTcagagggagagtcagggtggggagacatggcagagggagagtcagggtgtggagacatggcagagggagagtcagggtgtggagatatggcagagggagagtcagggtgtggagacatggctGGGGGAGTCAGGGTTTGGAGATATGTcagagggagagtcagggtggggagacatggcagagggagcatcagggtgtggagacatga